In a genomic window of Helianthus annuus cultivar XRQ/B chromosome 10, HanXRQr2.0-SUNRISE, whole genome shotgun sequence:
- the LOC110886075 gene encoding phosphatidylinositol 4-kinase alpha 1 isoform X1 codes for MEALTQLCDLISNNPTPNSSKIAWICKRCPQPESLLSGSPRVSRSQLNAVLATARFISQCPNYDDVSPRNTVLEFIRSIPSSFGQSFWPKAFAVSSIGSFYNEFLGYVVKAGELYQDFSTDVAGFMGGIVFAALDDGSNELGISRAFLAAMAESFPQIIPADANKLVTRLLDSYLGSCPSGSSGNVGVDGSSTPSGGDNKGVPNFKEEAMEMLEKQEIAFKLIERVLDKVQIDPGLLERVRLIAKEQLRIMTSFLKIRKYDWTEQGASLKARINLKLSVYKAAAKLKVKSHVSLDLDGKSSKKLLHGALALLVEAAEACLYSVWRRLRTCEDLFNSLLDGISKIAFTRGGHLLRVLLIRFKQLVLLTCAQAESSGNNQGAMFDSVLKTSCEIIEYGWTKDRTPVDTFIMGLATSIREQNDYEEKDAKEKAVPVVQLNVIRLLAQINVQVNKAEVVDTILPLFIENLEEGDASTPGLLRLRILDAVSRMASLGFEKSYREVVVLMMRSYLSKLSTIASAESNTLPEDANSERLETLPAGFELIARDLKNAQLRVDYRQRLLSLCSDVGLAAESKSGSCGADFLGPLLPAVAEICSDFDPTVDVEPSLQKLFRNLWFYIALFGLAPPVVESSKSHSTTSSSAGSTTAISIQAVNGPYMWSPHWCSAVKRISQGTPPLVVSSVKWLEDELELNALHNPGSRRGSGNEKAAASQRAALSAALGGRVEVWTMSTISGVKATYLLAVAFLEIIRFSSNGGLLNCSPNSTASRSAFSCAFEYLKSPNLVPAVFQCLMAVVHRAFETALSWLEDQVYETGYPLDVRESTLGVHACFLIKSLSQRDEHVREVSVKLLSQLRDSFPQILWNSCCLDNLLFSVQNDPPSAIVSDPAWISSVRSLYQKIVREWIIISLSHAPCTSQGLLQEKLCKANMWQRAQPTTDVVSLLSEIRIGPGKSDCWSGTKTANIPAVMAAAAASSGGNLKLTEAFNLEVLSTAIVSATVKCNHSGEIAGMTRLYENMEKADDDIEGSSSPGPGSGSGPAQSSFSRLISGAFPQPPQPKKESFGSILLNKFVRLIQKFVITAEKGGDVDKSSFRETCSQAAALVLSTLDSDSKTNVESFSQLLRLLCWCPAYISTIDAMETGIFIWTWLVSAAPQLGPVVLAELVDAWLWTIDTKRGLFASDVRYSGPAAKLRPHLSPGEPQSPPETDPVQQIQAHKLWIGFFIDRFEVVQHDSIVQLLLLGRMLQATTKLPWKFSRHPAAAGTFFTVMLFGLKFCSCKYRGRLQKVRMGLQLLEDGIYRASLGWFAHEPEWFESDHGNFAHSEAQSLSSFVQFLLNQQYDTRIGEHGNSLIDMKDHCHPVWGLMENYAIDREKRKQLLLMLCQHEADRLEVWAQPVSSKESTNSRSRIGSEKWVEYTRTAFAVDPRIAFSLGARFPANPNIKAEITQLVQTHILEIRNIPEALPYFVTPKAVDENSPLLQQLPYWAACSITQAIEFFTPAYKGHPRVMAYALRVLESYPPSKVTFFMPQLIQALRYDDEMLIEGYLLRATQRSDVFAHILIWQLQGETCEPEQSKEAVSAKTQAFLALLPVVREHIIDGFGPEARDVFHREFDFFEKVTSISGVLYPLPKEERRDGIRRELEKIQLPGDDLYLPTAPNKLVKGIQVNSGIPLQSAAKVPIMITFDVADRDGDPKDIKPQACIFKVGDDCRQDVLALQVISLLKDIFDAVGLGLYLYPYGVLPTDPERGIIEVVPNSRSRSQMGETTDGGLYEIFQQDFGPVGSPAFETARENFIVSSAGYAVASLLLQPKDRHNGNLLIDNEGRLVHIDFGFIFEISPGGNMRFESAHFKLSHEMTQLLDPSGAMKSDTWHLFESLCVKGYLNARRHMNGIINTVLLMVESGLPCFSRGDPIGNLRKRFRPEMSEREAANHMIHICADAYNKWTTAGYDLIQYLQQGIEK; via the exons ATGGAGGCATTAACACAGCTCTGCGATCTCATTTCAAACAATCCAACTCCAAATTCATCCAAAATCGCATGGATCTGCAAACGATGTCCTCAACCAGAATCATTACTATCCGGTTCCCCTAGGGTTTCACGCTCTCAACTCAACGCGGTTCTCGCAACGGCCAGATTCATATCTCAATGTCCTAATTACGATGACGTCAGCCCTAGAAACACGGTTTTGGAGTTTATTCGTTCCATTCCGTCGTCGTTTGGTCAATCGTTTTGGCCGAAAGCGTTTGCTGTTTCATCGATTGGTTCGTTTTATAATGAGTTTTTAGGTTATGTTGTTAAAGCGGGTGAGTTGTATCAGGATTTTAGTACAGATGTTGCGGGATTCATGGGGGGGATTGTGTTTGCTGCTCTTGATGATGGGAGTAATGAGTTAGGGATTTCTAGGGCGTTTTTGGCAGCGATGGCGGAGAGTTTTCCGCAGATTATTCCTGCGGATGCGAATAAGTTGGTTACGCGGTTGCTTGATTCGTATTTGGGGAGTTGTCCGAGTGGTTCGAGTGGGAATGTTGGTGTTGATGGGTCGAGTACTCCAAGTGGTGGAGATAATAAGGGTGTTCCGAATTTTAAAGAGGAGGCTATGGAGATGTTGGAGAAGCAAGAGATTGCGTTTAAGTTGATTGAACGGGTTCTTGATAAAGTTCAGATTGATCCCGGTCTTTTGGAACGTGTACGGCTTATTGCGAAGGAACAGCTGCGGATAATGACTTCTTTCCTCAAG ATAAGGAAATATGACTGGACAGAGCAGGGAGCATCACTGAAAGCTAGAATCAATTTGAAGCTTTCTGTTTACAAGGCTGCTGCTAAATTAAAAGTTAAAAGTCACGTGTCCCTTGATTTAGATGGTAAATCATCAAAGAAATTGTTGCATGGGGCTCTTGCTTTGCTAGTAGAAGCAGCTGAAGCTTGTCTATACTCTGTGTGGCGTAGATTGCGAACATGTGAAGATCTTTTCAATTCATTGCTTGATGGTATCTCCAAAATTGCTTTTACTCGTGGAGGTCATCTACTAAGGGTTTTGCTTATTCGTTTCAAACAGCTTGTGCTACTTACATGTGCTCAG GCAGAGAGTAGCGGAAATAACCAGGGAGCTATGTTTGATAGTGTCTTAAAGACGAGCTGTGAGATAATCGAATACGGATGGACCAAAGACCGGACACCGGTGGATACATTTATCATGGGATTGGCTACAAGTATTCGTGAACAAAATGATTATGAGGAAAAG GATGCTAAAGAGAAGGCTGTTCCTGTTGTACAGCTCAATGTCATCCGGTTGCTTGCACAGATAAATGTACAAGTTAATAAAGCTGAAGTGGTTGACACAATATTGCCATTATTTATTGAAAATCTAGAGGAAGGTGATGCTTCAACACCTGGCTTGTTACGCCTTCGG ATTCTTGATGCTGTTTCTCGCATGGCAAGCTTAGGGTTTGAGAAGTCGTATCGTGAAGTTGTTGTGCTAATGATGAGGAGTTACTTGAGCAAACTTTCTACCATTGCATCTGCAGAAAGCAATACTTTGCCAGAAGATGCCAATTCAGAACGCCTTGAG ACTCTTCCTGCAGGGTTTGAATTGATAGCTAGAGACCTTAAAAATGCCCAACTACGAGTCGACTATCGTCAACGCCTATTATCATTATGCTCAGATGTAGGCTTGGCTGCTGAGTCCAAAAGTGGAAG CTGTGGAGCTGATTTCTTGGGGCCTTTACTTCCAGCTGTAGCTGAAATATGTTCCGATTTTGACCCAACGGTGGACGTTGAACCTTCACTTCAAAAGTTATTTCGAAATCTATGGTTCTACATTGCTCTTTTCGGTTTAGCACCTCCAGTGGTGGAATCTTCGAAGTCACATTCTACAACATCCAGCAGCGCAGGAAGTACAACTGCAATTTCTATTCAAGCTGTGAATGGACCGTACATGTGGAGTCCTCACTGGTGTTCTGCTGTAAAGCGTATCTCTCAAGGGACCCCACCCCTC GTTGTTAGCTCTGTAAAATGGCTTGAAGATGAGCTAGAACTTAACGCACTTCATAATCCCGGTAGTCGTAGAGGAAGTGGAAACGAAAAAGCGGCTGCAAGCCAAAGAGCAGCGCTTTCCGCTGCTTTAGGAGGGCGTGTTGAGGTTTGGACTATGAGCACAATTTCAG GAGTGAAGGCAACTTATCTTCTTGCAGTTGCGTTTTTGGAAATCATAAGGTTCAGCAGCAATGGCGGGCTCCTTAATTGCAGCCCCAATTCTACGGCTTCTAGGAGTGCATTCAGCTGCGCTTTTGAGTATTTAAAAAGTCCAAATCTCGTGCCTGCTGTTTTTCAATGCTTAATGGCTGTTGTTCACCGTGCTTTTGAGACAGCATTGTCATGGCtg GAGGATCAAGTATATGAAACAGGGTATCCGTTGGATGTTAGAGAATCGACACTTGGTGTTCACGCATGTTTTCTCATAAAGAGTTTGTCTCAAAGAGATGAACATGTTCGAGAAGTCTCCGTTAAACTCTTATCTCAACTTCGGGATAGTTTTCCACAG ATCTTGTGGAATTCATGTTGTCTGGATAATCTTCTATTCTCTGTGCAAAATGACCCGCCTTCAGCTATTGTTAGTGATCCCGCTTGGATATCCTCTGTTCGATCCTTATACCAAAAAATCGTGCGCGAATGGATTATTATTTCACTTTCACATGCACCATGCACCAGCCAGGGccttcttcaggaaaaactttgTAAAGCAAACATGTGGCAACGGGCCCAGCCTACAACCGACGTCGTTTCACTTTTATCGGAAATACGGATCGGGCCGGGGAAAAGCGATTGCTGGAGCGGTACAAAAACCGCAAATATACCCGCAGTTATGGCTGCAGCAGCTGCATCATCAGGTGGGAATCTGAAGTTAACGGAGGCGTTTAATCTTGAAGTTCTTAGCACAGCTATTGTTAGTGCAACAGTGAAGTGTAATCATTCTGGAGAAATCGCTGGAATGACAAGATTGTATGAGAATATGGAGAAAGCAGATGATGATATTGAAGGTTCATCATCTCCTGGACCGGGCTCGGGCTCTGGCCCGGCCCAGAGTAGTTTTTCAAGATTGATATCTGGAGCTTTTCCTCAACCACCACAGCCCAAAAAAGAGTCTTTTGGTTCGATATTACTTAATAAGTTTGTTCGTCTTATTCAAAAGTTTGTTATCACTGCAGAGAAGGGTGGTGATGTGGATAAATCCTCGTTTAGAGAAACTTGTTCTCAGGCAGCTGCACTGGTTCTATCAACTCTG GATTCAGATTCAAAAACGAATGTAGAGAGCTTTTCCCAACTTTTGCGTCTTCTTTGCTGGTGTCCTGCTTACATTTCTACAATCGATGCAATGGAAACCGGTATATTCATCTGGACATGGTTAGTTTCAGCTGCACCTCAACTGGGCCCCGTAGTCCTTGCAGAGCTTGTTGATGCATGGTTATGGACCATTGATACAAAACGTGGTCTATTTGCATCTGACGTGAGGTATTCCGGACCCGCTGCCAAGTTAAGGCCCCACCTCTCACCCGGTGAACCACAATCACCCCCTGAAACGGATCCTGTCCAACAAATTCAAGCACATAAGTTATGGATTGGGTTTTTCATTGATCGTTTTGAGGTTGTACAACATGATAGCATAGTACAACTGTTGCTTCTTGGTAGGATGTTACAGGCGACTACAAAACTTCCGTGGAAATTTTCACGGCACCCGGCCGCTGCTGGTACTTTTTTCACAGTCATGCTGTTTGGACTTAAATTCTGCTCATGCAAATATCGCGGGAGGTTACAAAAAGTTAGAATGGGACTTCAGCTTCTGGAAGACGGGATTTATCG GGCTTCATTAGGCTGGTTTGCGCATGAACCCGAATGGTTTGAATCTGATCATGGGAATTTTGCACATAGTGAAGCTCAATCCTTGTCTTCATTTGTCCAGTTTCTCCTTAATCAGCAATACGATACAAGAATTGGGGAACATGGAAACTCTTTGATTGATATG AAGGATCATTGTCACCCTGTATGGGGACTGATGGAGAATTACGCGATTGATCGAGAGAAGCGGAAACAGTTACTTTTAATGTTATGCCAGCATGAAGCTGATAGGCTTGAAGTTTGGGCACAACCTGTTAgctccaa AGAGAGCACGAATTCTCGGTCAAGAATTGGCTCGGAGAAATGGGTTGAGTATACAAGAACTGCGTTCGCTGTTGATCCTCGGATTGCTTTCTCTTTAGGTGCTAGATTTCCAGCGAATCCTAATATAAAGGCAGAAATTACACAGTTGGTTCAG ACGCATATCTTGGAGATCCGTAACATACCTGAAGCTCTACCATATTTTGTTACCCCTAAGGCAGTTGATGAAAATTCTCCCCTTTTGCAACAATTGCCATATTGGGCTGCTTGTTCAATTACACAAGCTATAGAGTTTTTCACTCCAGCATACAAGGGTCACCCGCGTGTGATGGCTTATGCTTTACGGGTATTGGAGTCTTACCCTCCCTCCAAAGTAACCTTTTTCATGCCCCAACTCATTCAAGCTTTGCGGTATGATGATGAG ATGTTGATTGAAGGGTACTTGCTTAGAGCTACTCAAAGGAGTGACGTGTTTGCCCATATTCTCATCTGGCAGTTACAG GGCGAGACGTGTGAACCAGAGCAAAGTAAAGAAGCAGTGTCAGCAAAG ACTCAAGCGTTTCTAGCTCTGCTGCCAGTTGTTAGAGAACACATTATCGATGGTTTTGGTCCCGAGGCCCGTGACGTGTTTCACAGAGAatttgatttctttgaaaaaGTTACATCTATATCAGGTGTTCTTTATCCACTTCCAAAAGAAGAGAGGAGAGATGGCATTAGGAG AGAGTTGGAAAAAATTCAGTTGCCTGGGGATGACCTTTATCTACCTACAGCTCCTAATAAACTTGTCAAGGGTATTCAGGTAAATAGTGGAATTCCCTTGCAGTCAGCAGCAAAGGTACCGATTATGATCACGTTTGATGTGGCGGATCGAGACGGGGACCCCAAAGATATTAAACCGCAAGCTTGTATTTTCAAG GTTGGAGACGACTGTAGACAAGACGTGCTTGCTTTACAAGTAATTTCACTTCTAAAAGACATATTTGATGCAGTTGGACTCGGTCTTTATTTATATCCCTACGGAGTGCTTCCAACCGACCCAGAAAGAGGAATAATTGAG GTTGTGCCAAATTCACGCAGCAGAAGCCAGATGGGTGAAACAACTGATGGTGGTCTGTACGAAATATTTCAACAGGATTTTGGGCCGGTTGGTTCACCGGCTTTTGAAACTGCCCGTGAGAATTTCATCGTCAGCAGTGCTGGTTATGCTGTTGCCAGCTTGTTGCTTCAGCCAAAAGATAGACATAACGGAAATCTTTTAATCGACAA TGAGGGGAGGCTTGTTCACATTGACTTTGGGTTCATTTTCGAGATATCACCTGGCGGGAACATGCGGTTTGAAAGTGCTCACTTCAAGCTGAGTCACGAAATGACTCAGTTACTTGATCCATCTGGTGCCATGAAAAGTGACACGTGGCATTTATTTGAAAG TTTGTGTGTTAAGGGGTACCTTAATGCTCGCCGGCATATGAACGGGATTATAAACACAGTTTTATTGATGGTAGAAAGTGGATTACCATGTTTTAGCAGAGGAGATCCAATTGGTAATTTAAGAAAGAGATTTCGTCCCGAGATGAGTGAGAGAGAAGCAGCAAATCACATGATCCATATATGTGCTGATGCCTATAACAAATGGACTACTGCTGGCTATGATTTAATTCAGTATTTACAACAGGGTATTGAAAAATAA